Proteins encoded together in one Lathyrus oleraceus cultivar Zhongwan6 chromosome 5, CAAS_Psat_ZW6_1.0, whole genome shotgun sequence window:
- the LOC127079397 gene encoding uncharacterized protein LOC127079397, producing the protein MRSASSGSGWKVIVRCGLHNHKLSKDLEARDILGHLKVHEKHFVNDITKYNMTTRYIVAALKDKDPENLTNVTQMYGLPLLEIVGVKSTKLTFSVGFSYLEHEREEKFKWALKKLKELFSSKKFLPKVMVTDQELALMNVMEVMFPNLTHMLCLFHISKNVSMKCKEYVKSERHEHDMDLWNNIMYANRKTEFVAHLKHFETVCADIPLFVKYVSETWLRPYKERMKCAKWRLKNILTTSQEDLYQSWDTMNIMFKLQLGSIKCIQHIGKEQERVKFIGVSKYAYGCFIRTTHGLPYACQLAGFQIQGNHVPLDLIHVFWKKLHIEEHDVGHKANGTELDLEAECEELDTYFNTLDIIGKRVLRKKVRDLTYSSTTSMCPPPVKYKPKRGVKKSAITDLLGWGEGSWSLVQTQLDTQVHQHPKLFSNLFYETISEVMNALRV; encoded by the exons ATGAGATCTGCCTCGAGTGGTAGCGGTTGGAAAGTGATTGTTAGGTGTGGGTTGCACAATCATAAACTATCTAAGGATTTAGAAGCCCGTGACATATTAGGTCATCTAAAAGTTCATGAAAAACATTTTGTGAATGACATAACGAAGTACAACATGACTACACGGTACATAGTTGCTGCTTTGAAAGACAAAGATCCAGAAAACCTCACCAATGTTACCCAGAT GTACGGGCTACCACTGCTTGAGATTGTTGGTGTTAAGTCAACAAAATTGACGTTTTCGGTGGGCTTTTCCTATTTGGAACATGAAAGGGAGGAGAAATTCAAATGGGCACTAAAGAAACTCAAAGAGTTGTTCTCTTCCAAGAAATTCCTACCGAAGGTTATGGTGACAGACCAGGAGCTTGCATTGATGAATGTCATGGAAGTTATGTTTCCAAATTTAACTCATATGTTGTGCTTGTTCCATATTTCAAAAAACGTTAGCATGAAATGTAAAGAGTATGTTAAATCAGAAAGACATGAACATGACATGGATCTATGGAACAACATCATGTATGCTAATAGAAAAACTGAGTTTGTCGCACACTTGAAGCACTTTGAGACTGTTTGTGCTGATATTCCTTTGTTTGTTAAGTATGTGAGTGAAACATGGTTGAGACCTTATAAAGAAAG GATGAAGTGTGCTAAATGGAGGCTAAAAAACATATTGACTACAAGCCAGGAAGATTTATACCAAAGTTGGGATACTATGAACATCATGTTTAAGTTGCAGCTAGGTTCAATCAAG TGTATACAACACATTGGAAAGGAACAAGAAAGGGTCAAATTTATTGGTGTAAGCAAATATGCTTATGGTTGCTTTATTAGAACAACACACGGGTTACCCTATGCATGTCAACTTGCTGGTTTTCAAATACAAGGAAATCATGTTCCTTTAGATCTAATTCATGTTTTTTGGAAGAAATTACACATTGAAGAGCATGATGTCGGTCATAAAGCAAATGGTACAGAGTTGGATCTAGAAGCAGAGTGTGAAGAGCTAGATACATATTTCAATACTTTGGATATTATAGGAAAAAGGGTGTTGAGGAAAAAGGTTCGGGATCTAACATATTCATCCACAACTTCTATGTGTCCACCTCCGGTGAAGTACAAACCAAAGAGGGGAGTTAAGAAGAGC GCTATTACAGATTTACTTGGATGGGGTGAAGGGTCATGGTCATTGGTTCAGACGCAGTTAGATACTCAAGTTCATCAACACCCTAAATTGTTTTCCAATTTGTTCTATGAAACGATCTCTGAAGTTATGAATGCCTTACGAGTATAA
- the LOC127079719 gene encoding probable gamma-secretase subunit PEN-2 — MDASQSHSNNPNLNPIPNPLASSVPVWPTIDGSLGLSEEESVKYARRFYKFGFALLPLLWAVNCFYFWPVIRHSRSFPRIRPYVVGSAVGFTLFSAVLCSWALTFSIGGERLFGPLWDQLVMYNLADRLGLVGWS; from the exons ATGGATGCGTCACAGTCACATAGCAACAACCCTAATCTGAATCCGATTCCGAATCCGCTGGCTTCATCTGTGCCGGTTTGGCCGACGATCGACGGTTCACTAGGTCTGTCGGAGGAAGAATCGGTGAAGTACGCTCGAAGATTCTACAAATTCGGTTTCGCACTTCTTCCTCTTCTTTGGGCCGTCAATTGCTTCTACTTCTGGCCGGTTATTCGACACTCCCGCTCCTTCCCTCGCATTCGCCCAT ATGTTGTTGGGTCTGCAGTTGGGTTTACTCTTTTCTCAGCTGTTCTTTGTTCTTGGGCTCTTACATTTTCCATTGGAGGGGAACGCCTCTTTGGCCCTCTGTGGGATCAGTTGGTTATGTACAATCTTGCTGATAGGTTAGGCTTAGTAGGCTGGAGCTAG